One Dietzia sp. JS16-p6b genomic window carries:
- a CDS encoding flavodoxin domain-containing protein, producing the protein MRTLIVFESMYGCTHDIADAIARGVGQVGDVTTVPVSHAGDEDTSAYDLVIVGGPTHVHGMSRESTRQGAVEAADRPDSTLTVEPDAAGPGIRDWLGGLPRSEGSAAAFDTRVDKPAILTGRASKGISKKLASLGFSLVAEPESFLVTSETELIQGEDARAEQWGQRVAARLQ; encoded by the coding sequence ATGCGCACACTGATCGTCTTTGAATCGATGTACGGCTGCACCCACGACATCGCCGATGCGATCGCACGCGGAGTCGGACAGGTGGGTGACGTGACGACTGTCCCCGTCTCGCACGCCGGTGACGAGGACACCTCGGCCTACGACCTGGTGATCGTGGGCGGCCCCACCCACGTCCACGGGATGAGCCGCGAGTCGACCCGGCAGGGCGCGGTCGAGGCCGCCGACCGACCGGACAGCACGCTGACGGTCGAGCCCGACGCGGCCGGCCCGGGGATCCGGGACTGGCTCGGGGGACTTCCCCGGAGCGAGGGCTCCGCGGCGGCGTTCGACACCCGCGTCGACAAGCCCGCGATCCTCACCGGGCGGGCATCCAAGGGGATCTCGAAGAAGCTGGCGAGCCTGGGGTTCAGCCTCGTCGCCGAGCCCGAGAGCTTCCTGGTCACGTCCGAGACCGAGCTGATCCAGGGCGAAGACGCCCGCGCAGAGCAGTGGGGGCAGAGGGTGGCCGCGCGGCTCCAGTGA